A stretch of Lactuca sativa cultivar Salinas chromosome 6, Lsat_Salinas_v11, whole genome shotgun sequence DNA encodes these proteins:
- the LOC111908936 gene encoding VQ motif-containing protein 9, whose protein sequence is MDKSCHSSGEESSAINPNLDSSTGGKDQYLKQIHKLSHKISKPPIRKPFEFDHQIHQLHPPPPPPPPSILDHAIESQTSSIHHNQQQHQPPVYNVSKSDFRDVVQKLTGSPAHERLTTPVQPVKPQSSRLQRIRPPPLEHVGNRPPNAVGGVLPSNPSFRPGNFFTSQRQHHQPLSPLPPLPAVHATAESPISAYLRCFQTNITGFTQPPPPQLHPRPPAPGSLPPSEFTAPSSPLPFGCLHSPRSQFPMLSPGFPFSPTNQFGFQQLTPLSPTPPAPSPRWKSL, encoded by the coding sequence ATGGATAAAAGCTGTCATTCATCTGGGGAAGAATCTTCTgctataaaccctaatcttgATTCTAGTACTGGTGGCAAAGATCAGTACTTGAAACAGATTCATAAACTGTCTCATAAGATTTCTAAACCGCCCATTAGAAAACCCTTTGAGTTTGATCATCAAATTCATCAGCTTCATCCGCCGCCGCCTCCGCCTCCGCCGTCGATTTTGGATCATGCCATTGAATCTCAGACGTCAAGTATCCACCATAACCAGCAACAACATCAACCGCCGGTTTATAATGTCAGCAAGAGCGATTTCCGGGATGTCGTTCAGAAGCTTACCGGTTCTCCGGCACACGAACGCCTGACGACTCCGGTTCAACCAGTGAAACCACAAAGCTCTCGTTTACAAAGGATTCGTCCTCCGCCGTTGGAACACGTCGGAAACCGTCCGCCCAACGCCGTCGGAGGTGTGCTTCCGTCAAACCCTAGCTTCCGTCCAGGAAACTTCTTCACCAGTCAACGGCAGCATCACCAGCCTCTTTCCCCGCTTCCGCCGTTACCGGCGGTACACGCGACGGCCGAATCTCCGATCTCCGCGTACTTGCGTTGCTTTCAAACCAACATCACAGGCTTCACTCAACCTCCGCCTCCACAACTACACCCCCGCCCTCCAGCACCGGGTTCCCTTCCGCCATCGGAGTTCACAGCGCCGTCGTCTCCGCTTCCATTCGGGTGCCTACATTCTCCTAGATCACAGTTCCCGATGTTATCTCCCGGATTTCCATTCTCCCCAACAAACCAATTCGGATTCCAACAGCTAACACCACTGTCTCCGACGCCTCCGGCACCAAGCCCTAGATGGAAATCCCTCTGA